The following coding sequences are from one Treponema bryantii window:
- a CDS encoding NUDIX hydrolase: MKNYFLPEDEKLKWKEGPSEPLLKTVVCTVTKRHNVSSDGTEGDYIIMDAPDWVIVIPEHNDKFLMVKQWRHGESALSVEFPGGVIDKGEEPEQAARRELEEETGFKAGMLIKLGSVNPNPALFKNHVHFYLAQDLKATGKQNLDDDEFINCMELSKEEVLEGMGTEQFPHAIMGMALSLYIKHNGGKI, translated from the coding sequence ATGAAAAATTATTTTCTGCCCGAAGATGAAAAACTTAAATGGAAAGAAGGACCTTCCGAACCACTTTTAAAAACCGTTGTCTGTACTGTTACAAAACGACATAACGTTTCTTCTGATGGAACAGAAGGTGATTACATCATAATGGATGCTCCTGACTGGGTAATTGTAATTCCAGAACACAATGATAAGTTTCTTATGGTAAAACAGTGGCGTCATGGTGAATCTGCATTAAGCGTTGAATTCCCAGGTGGCGTAATTGATAAAGGAGAAGAACCTGAACAGGCTGCCCGCCGAGAACTGGAAGAAGAAACAGGTTTTAAGGCAGGAATGCTTATTAAACTCGGTTCAGTAAATCCAAATCCGGCTCTTTTTAAGAATCATGTTCATTTCTACCTCGCTCAGGATTTAAAGGCTACAGGAAAACAGAATCTTGATGATGATGAATTTATAAACTGTATGGAATTATCTAAAGAAGAAGTTCTTGAAGGAATGGGTACTGAGCAGTTCCCACATGCCATTATGGGAATGGCGTTGAGCCTTTATATTAAGCATAACGGCGGAAAGATATAG
- the holA gene encoding DNA polymerase III subunit delta, producing MAAAGPIYLYTGPEFGKRNEAVDAVKAAHKKQFGVIDEHSFYLLETPFSEVMTILQSGTLFSDGVCVVCKNAELIKKKDEIQMISDWLKNPEPSAILILVSDEISVDSKLEKLIPTANRKKFWEMFESDKLPWVTSYFSKNGYRIQQGAAKLILELIENNTQSLAAECSRFFVLFPKDHEINEADVDSVLTHSREENAFSLFRELANSADAAPVRLEKGLQILQKIRLSKENSSVMIIAGLASCFRKLQDWHKRGEQAIPQAMLQKQYRSAAKVWTMGQSAAILAVLASTDMEIRSGGSQMEDVLLQKMLYEIVIKNGAQLSTLSQEY from the coding sequence ATGGCAGCAGCAGGTCCTATTTATCTTTACACTGGTCCGGAGTTCGGTAAGCGCAACGAAGCAGTTGACGCTGTAAAAGCCGCTCATAAAAAACAGTTCGGTGTAATAGACGAGCATTCATTCTATCTTCTCGAAACTCCTTTTAGTGAAGTTATGACAATTCTTCAGAGCGGCACTTTGTTTTCTGATGGTGTTTGTGTTGTCTGTAAGAATGCAGAACTTATAAAGAAGAAAGATGAGATTCAGATGATTTCGGACTGGCTGAAAAATCCAGAGCCATCTGCAATTCTGATTCTTGTATCAGATGAAATCAGTGTAGATTCAAAACTTGAAAAACTTATTCCAACTGCAAACCGCAAAAAGTTCTGGGAAATGTTTGAGAGCGATAAGCTGCCTTGGGTAACAAGTTATTTCAGCAAAAACGGTTACCGTATACAGCAGGGCGCGGCCAAACTGATTTTAGAATTAATAGAAAATAATACGCAGTCTCTCGCTGCCGAGTGCTCAAGATTCTTCGTTCTTTTCCCAAAAGACCACGAAATCAACGAGGCGGATGTAGACTCTGTTCTAACTCACAGCCGTGAAGAAAACGCTTTCAGCCTTTTCCGTGAGCTGGCCAACAGCGCCGATGCTGCGCCTGTTCGTCTTGAAAAAGGCCTTCAGATTCTTCAGAAAATCAGACTTTCAAAAGAAAATTCTTCTGTAATGATTATTGCAGGACTCGCTTCATGCTTTAGAAAACTTCAGGACTGGCATAAACGCGGAGAGCAGGCAATTCCGCAAGCAATGCTTCAGAAACAGTACAGGAGTGCAGCTAAGGTGTGGACAATGGGACAGTCTGCGGCAATTCTTGCAGTGCTTGCCTCAACAGATATGGAGATTCGTTCCGGTGGTTCTCAAATGGAAGATGTTCTTCTTCAGAAAATGCTTTATGAAATAGTTATTAAAAATGGAGCTCAGCTGTCTACTCTATCTCAAGAGTACTAA
- a CDS encoding AAA family ATPase produces MAVITISRQVAALGDEVAGELAKRLGYKFITRKEIEKRIVELGFSENKMPKFDERKPGFFASLTKDRDEYLNYAQYAILEAAEKKNVVIIGRGAFAVLQNVPNNISVRLIADEATRIDRLRKEFNWDEKQALQRIQESDANRAGFHSSFYNVDINDPVNYHAVLNTGLLSLELAVDVIAELVEKKVTIKQEEEGNKIIDDLLKAQTVVNKLSMERKLNIEFMHATIQGNTVVLHGVSDSPAVVEQALQLIREEMPGYDAKSAVSIIHDFKTFQ; encoded by the coding sequence ATGGCAGTAATTACAATTTCAAGACAGGTAGCAGCATTGGGTGATGAAGTAGCCGGCGAGCTTGCAAAAAGACTCGGCTATAAGTTCATCACAAGAAAGGAAATTGAAAAGAGAATTGTTGAACTTGGCTTTTCTGAGAACAAAATGCCGAAGTTTGACGAGCGTAAACCCGGATTCTTTGCATCTCTTACAAAAGACCGCGATGAATATCTGAATTATGCTCAATATGCAATCCTGGAAGCCGCAGAAAAGAAGAATGTGGTAATTATAGGACGTGGTGCTTTTGCTGTGCTTCAGAATGTACCGAATAATATTTCTGTGCGTCTTATAGCTGATGAAGCAACCCGTATCGATCGTCTACGTAAAGAATTTAACTGGGATGAAAAACAGGCTCTTCAGCGTATTCAGGAAAGTGATGCAAACAGAGCTGGTTTTCATTCAAGTTTTTATAACGTAGATATCAATGATCCTGTAAATTATCATGCAGTTCTTAATACCGGTCTTTTGAGCCTTGAACTTGCTGTTGATGTTATAGCTGAGCTCGTAGAAAAGAAGGTTACTATTAAGCAGGAAGAAGAGGGGAATAAGATTATTGATGATCTTTTGAAGGCTCAGACTGTTGTAAATAAGCTTTCTATGGAAAGAAAACTTAATATTGAGTTCATGCATGCTACAATTCAGGGAAATACAGTTGTTCTTCATGGAGTATCTGATTCTCCGGCAGTTGTAGAACAGGCTTTGCAGCTGATACGCGAAGAGATGCCAGGCTACGATGCAAAGTCCGCAGTAAGCATTATTCATGATTTCAAGACTTTCCAGTAG
- the pgsA gene encoding CDP-diacylglycerol--glycerol-3-phosphate 3-phosphatidyltransferase, producing MKLSNKFTFTRIIFAPIFFLLYFIPIWTGCGTKFSLLIAIPCLVFAEFTDYLDGHYARKHNEVSDFGKLFDPFADVVLHLTAFVCLMHSVKSGISYMPVLFFVLIMLREFSQNFLRMVAAKQGTAIAARKGGKLKTVVYIIAEFYGILLELMLRMDIVPQFWGGLKIGVYVLFGICVILSYASFIDYLIHFGKILKDI from the coding sequence ATGAAACTATCTAACAAGTTTACTTTTACTCGCATTATTTTTGCACCTATTTTCTTCTTATTATATTTCATCCCGATTTGGACAGGCTGCGGTACAAAGTTCTCTTTGTTGATTGCTATTCCTTGTCTTGTCTTTGCGGAATTTACAGACTACCTTGATGGACACTATGCCCGCAAGCATAATGAAGTAAGTGACTTTGGTAAACTTTTTGATCCGTTTGCTGATGTTGTGCTTCATCTGACTGCTTTTGTATGTCTCATGCATTCTGTAAAAAGCGGTATTTCATATATGCCGGTTTTGTTTTTTGTTTTAATCATGCTTCGTGAGTTCTCTCAGAACTTTTTAAGAATGGTTGCAGCAAAACAGGGAACTGCAATTGCAGCGCGAAAAGGCGGAAAGCTTAAGACAGTGGTTTATATAATTGCTGAGTTCTACGGAATTCTTCTTGAACTTATGCTTCGTATGGATATAGTTCCACAATTCTGGGGTGGTCTTAAAATTGGAGTTTATGTCCTTTTTGGAATCTGTGTAATCTTAAGTTATGCATCATTTATAGATTATTTGATTCATTTCGGAAAAATCTTAAAAGATATCTGA
- a CDS encoding LysM peptidoglycan-binding domain-containing protein, which produces MKKIISILVIALLAASVFAVSYKNNTFQKLADEYTKKAEIALDAGQYDDAVEYSKKAEENAALSEAYIRMMMARGEAENNIKLAKNQIAWAEKIDAPNTFPMAYTSAKDNLEKAETSFEGEDFEKANAYAKASLAALDGIREVTPLPEFYIVKPWAETKDCYWNISGRPYVYNNPLLWENLYQANKNNMPKPEDPNLIHPGMKMKIPSLTGEYRKGTYDPKKEYETYGK; this is translated from the coding sequence ATGAAAAAGATTATTTCGATTTTAGTAATAGCATTACTTGCAGCTTCTGTATTTGCAGTTAGTTACAAGAATAATACATTCCAGAAGCTTGCAGATGAGTATACAAAGAAGGCTGAAATTGCACTTGATGCAGGACAGTATGATGATGCTGTAGAGTATTCTAAGAAGGCAGAAGAAAATGCCGCTCTTTCTGAAGCTTATATCAGAATGATGATGGCTCGTGGTGAAGCAGAAAATAATATTAAGCTTGCAAAGAATCAGATTGCATGGGCAGAAAAGATTGATGCTCCAAACACATTCCCAATGGCATATACTTCAGCAAAAGATAATCTTGAAAAGGCAGAAACTTCTTTCGAAGGTGAAGATTTTGAAAAGGCAAATGCTTATGCAAAGGCTTCACTTGCCGCTCTTGATGGAATCAGAGAAGTTACTCCACTTCCAGAGTTCTACATTGTAAAACCTTGGGCAGAAACAAAAGACTGTTACTGGAATATTTCTGGTCGTCCTTATGTTTACAACAACCCGTTGCTTTGGGAAAATCTTTATCAGGCAAACAAAAACAACATGCCAAAGCCTGAGGATCCAAACCTCATCCATCCAGGTATGAAGATGAAGATTCCAAGCCTTACTGGTGAATACCGAAAAGGCACATACGATCCAAAGAAAGAATACGAAACTTACGGTAAGTAA
- a CDS encoding YdbC family protein gives MADDFSFKIEKNLGTVAEGKGGWNLELNLVSWGGRPAKYDLRSWSPDHQKMGKGSTFTAEELKALKELLSTLEIE, from the coding sequence ATGGCAGATGATTTCTCTTTTAAGATTGAAAAAAATCTTGGAACTGTTGCCGAAGGAAAAGGCGGCTGGAATCTTGAACTGAACCTTGTATCATGGGGTGGCAGACCTGCTAAATATGATTTACGCAGCTGGTCCCCTGACCACCAGAAAATGGGAAAAGGTTCTACCTTTACAGCAGAAGAGCTGAAGGCATTAAAAGAACTGCTTAGTACTCTTGAGATAGAGTAG
- a CDS encoding Hsp20/alpha crystallin family protein, translating to MNELSFIDSLFNDMMGNTPSVMYCTNTPRVDVKEEDNAYTLEMELPGRSEKDVNIELDHDNLTIASKVEETKETKEDKKDKKTKYILKERRSSSFERRFTLPTDVDAESIKANFKNGILTINMAKKAIAAPKKIAIEAC from the coding sequence ATGAACGAACTTTCATTTATTGATTCACTTTTTAATGACATGATGGGTAACACTCCAAGTGTTATGTATTGTACAAATACTCCACGTGTTGACGTAAAAGAAGAAGATAACGCCTACACTCTGGAAATGGAATTGCCTGGCCGTTCTGAAAAAGACGTAAATATCGAGCTTGACCACGACAATCTTACTATTGCCTCTAAGGTTGAAGAGACAAAAGAAACTAAAGAGGACAAGAAAGATAAAAAGACTAAGTACATTCTTAAGGAAAGACGAAGTTCAAGTTTTGAACGCCGCTTTACACTTCCTACAGATGTTGATGCCGAGTCTATCAAAGCAAACTTTAAGAACGGTATTTTGACTATCAACATGGCTAAAAAAGCAATTGCAGCTCCTAAAAAGATTGCAATTGAAGCCTGCTAA
- the radA gene encoding DNA repair protein RadA — MAKKSGSVSYRCSNCGYTQPRWLGRCPECGEWNSLEEIIIDKNNVTPAGRGSEAVEKQKPVGLASVKAQENSRLSTGIDEFDRVLGGGATKRSAILLGGEPGIGKSTLLLQTAASVAQSGAVVLYISGEESAAQIKERADRLELSCNGISILCTSRLEDSLDALDSLNPAFVIIDSIQTIYSAEAGIIPGTVNQLKYCANEFISWAKERDSVLIMTAHVTKEGTIAGPKSLEHMVDTVISFERNADDIRFLHAQKNRFGSVDEIGIFSMSEKGLTPVLNPASLFLTQRKENQPAGVACTPVFEGSRVFLVEIQALTVPAKASVSRIYSEKIDSGRVARVAAVIEKRCGLCFSDQDIYVNVAGGIKLSESAIDAALAAALYSARTDIAVKNGTAVFGELSLAGEIRPVNKAKQRIKAAESLGFNQILPPQDGNNQGIADIKTLIKTIFR, encoded by the coding sequence ATGGCAAAAAAAAGTGGATCTGTAAGCTACAGATGTTCTAACTGCGGTTATACACAGCCAAGATGGCTTGGCCGCTGCCCGGAATGCGGAGAATGGAACTCTCTTGAAGAAATCATAATCGACAAAAACAATGTTACACCCGCAGGACGTGGCAGTGAAGCAGTTGAAAAGCAAAAGCCTGTCGGTCTTGCGTCGGTAAAAGCACAGGAAAACAGCCGTCTTTCTACAGGAATAGACGAATTTGACCGTGTTTTAGGAGGCGGAGCCACAAAACGTTCTGCAATCCTGCTTGGAGGAGAACCTGGAATCGGAAAATCTACTCTGCTTTTACAGACAGCAGCCAGTGTTGCACAGTCTGGAGCAGTAGTTTTGTATATAAGCGGCGAGGAATCAGCTGCACAGATAAAAGAAAGAGCTGACCGACTGGAACTTTCCTGCAATGGAATCAGTATTTTGTGTACTTCCCGCCTGGAAGACTCTTTAGATGCCTTAGATTCACTTAATCCAGCCTTTGTTATTATAGATTCTATACAGACAATATATAGTGCTGAAGCCGGAATTATACCTGGTACCGTTAATCAGCTTAAATATTGTGCAAATGAGTTCATTTCCTGGGCAAAAGAACGTGATTCAGTGCTTATTATGACAGCTCATGTGACAAAAGAAGGTACAATCGCCGGTCCAAAGTCACTTGAACACATGGTTGATACTGTAATTTCGTTCGAACGCAATGCAGATGACATAAGATTCCTTCATGCACAGAAGAATCGCTTTGGTTCTGTAGATGAAATAGGTATTTTCAGCATGAGTGAAAAAGGATTAACACCTGTTTTAAATCCCGCATCTCTCTTTTTAACACAGAGAAAAGAAAATCAGCCTGCCGGAGTAGCCTGTACACCAGTTTTTGAAGGCAGCAGAGTCTTTTTAGTAGAGATTCAGGCCCTTACAGTACCTGCAAAAGCCAGTGTTTCACGTATTTACAGTGAAAAAATTGATTCCGGACGAGTTGCAAGGGTTGCTGCCGTCATCGAAAAACGATGCGGACTGTGTTTTTCTGATCAGGATATATACGTAAACGTTGCCGGTGGCATAAAATTAAGCGAAAGTGCCATAGATGCAGCCTTAGCTGCAGCACTTTATTCTGCCAGAACTGATATCGCAGTAAAAAATGGTACTGCCGTATTCGGAGAATTAAGCCTTGCAGGTGAAATCCGCCCGGTAAATAAAGCAAAACAACGTATCAAAGCCGCAGAAAGCCTTGGTTTCAACCAGATTTTACCCCCACAGGACGGCAATAACCAGGGAATTGCGGACATAAAAACACTCATTAAGACTATTTTCCGCTAA